In Streptomyces durocortorensis, a genomic segment contains:
- a CDS encoding DUF7919 family protein, whose amino-acid sequence MSHYPDLSPYSYDESPRAMLNVGWLHPKHGYATGVVDERVVQALVILSAAYENQMRGFHRCEFCDTDRVSVCGGPNGDTRVWLGSAEIRVKGEDGTIYAAPNLVIHYITAHRYCPPERFCRAAVEAAGIDALGPLSLVE is encoded by the coding sequence ATGAGCCACTACCCTGATCTGTCACCGTACTCCTACGACGAGTCACCCCGTGCCATGCTCAACGTCGGATGGCTGCATCCCAAACACGGCTACGCCACCGGCGTCGTGGACGAACGGGTGGTGCAGGCGTTGGTGATCCTCAGCGCCGCCTACGAGAACCAGATGCGCGGCTTTCACAGGTGCGAGTTCTGCGACACGGACCGGGTCTCCGTCTGCGGCGGGCCGAACGGGGACACCCGGGTATGGCTCGGCTCGGCGGAGATCCGGGTGAAGGGAGAGGACGGAACAATCTACGCCGCTCCGAACCTGGTCATCCACTACATCACCGCGCACCGCTACTGCCCGCCCGAGAGATTCTGCCGTGCGGCGGTCGAAGCGGCGGGAATCGATGCGCTCGGACCGCTGAGTCTGGTCGAGTAG
- a CDS encoding putative adhesin: MRGRSALFPGPFRRVLTDPSGLTPVPGDDGNGHVDSLGEGLKIFGSGFVQGLKMPFEFVGDLHGAFTGQNGGAGAFVDKYLPVRPAYRLYRAEYMLRQQGCDALADLYGEAAEELTQQIAVTGIGGLTGWRRAAVAPELRGHDIPTHGKGVGPAAERLPGGRPDGQAVVAGHGWYVRGTGDTDMPSGTWGYFYVADGVGLRQSVGLAIEQGKKIKPTEIVGPGKSFPDYTVAPGSDLRMLSGSITVSKETLLSEILKPNMGPVHLAICRKHCDPRR, translated from the coding sequence GTGCGGGGCCGTTCCGCGCTGTTTCCAGGCCCGTTCCGACGTGTCCTCACCGACCCGAGCGGGCTGACCCCCGTACCGGGCGATGACGGCAACGGCCATGTCGACAGCCTCGGCGAGGGCCTGAAGATCTTCGGCAGCGGCTTCGTGCAAGGGCTCAAGATGCCCTTCGAATTCGTCGGCGACCTCCATGGCGCCTTCACCGGCCAGAATGGCGGCGCTGGGGCCTTCGTCGACAAGTACCTCCCCGTTCGCCCGGCCTACCGCCTCTACCGCGCGGAGTACATGCTCCGCCAGCAGGGCTGCGACGCGCTCGCGGACCTGTACGGGGAGGCCGCGGAGGAACTGACCCAGCAGATCGCCGTGACCGGGATCGGGGGGCTCACGGGGTGGCGGCGGGCGGCCGTGGCTCCCGAACTGCGCGGGCACGACATACCCACACACGGCAAGGGTGTGGGCCCCGCCGCGGAACGGCTCCCCGGCGGACGCCCCGACGGCCAGGCCGTCGTCGCCGGCCACGGTTGGTACGTCCGCGGCACTGGGGACACCGACATGCCCAGTGGCACCTGGGGATACTTCTACGTGGCGGACGGCGTCGGCCTTCGCCAGTCCGTCGGCCTCGCGATAGAGCAGGGGAAGAAGATCAAGCCCACGGAGATCGTCGGTCCGGGCAAGTCGTTCCCGGACTACACCGTGGCGCCCGGGTCCGACCTGAGGATGCTGAGCGGTTCCATCACGGTGAGCAAGGAGACCTTGCTCAGTGAGATCCTCAAACCCAATATGGGCCCGGTCCACCTGGCGATCTGCCGGAAGCACTGCGACCCGCGACGCTGA
- a CDS encoding PepSY domain-containing protein yields the protein MKRNATIAAITAAVLIGGTAAATVAFADDDGDRTPTRSAGMVNSADAPDDRAPAAKESARITLDQAVAAALKSVPGTVTEAELDDDDDDDHNGRTVWELDVHGSDKKWHDVTVDATTGKVLKTRQDDDNDDRDRHAPRSAPVTLNAAADAALKTAPGRITSIDLDDDDADDDGRRGNVLRWDVDITGKDGKQHELRVDAKTGKVTVDRDDDDRDSRGGDADDRNDD from the coding sequence ATGAAGCGCAACGCCACCATCGCAGCGATCACCGCGGCCGTCCTGATCGGCGGCACGGCCGCCGCCACCGTCGCCTTCGCGGACGACGACGGCGACCGAACGCCCACCAGGAGCGCAGGCATGGTGAACTCCGCCGACGCTCCCGACGACCGGGCTCCGGCCGCCAAGGAATCCGCCCGGATCACCCTCGACCAGGCCGTCGCCGCCGCGCTGAAGAGCGTCCCGGGCACGGTCACCGAGGCCGAGCTGGACGACGACGACGATGACGACCACAACGGCCGTACGGTCTGGGAGCTGGACGTCCACGGCTCCGACAAGAAGTGGCACGACGTCACGGTGGACGCCACCACCGGCAAGGTCCTGAAGACCCGCCAGGACGACGACAACGACGACCGCGACCGCCACGCACCCCGCTCCGCCCCCGTCACCCTGAACGCGGCGGCGGACGCCGCCCTGAAGACCGCCCCGGGCCGTATCACCTCGATCGACCTGGACGACGATGACGCTGATGACGACGGCCGCCGGGGCAACGTCCTGCGCTGGGACGTCGACATCACCGGCAAGGACGGCAAGCAGCACGAACTCCGCGTCGACGCGAAGACCGGCAAGGTCACGGTGGACCGGGATGACGACGACCGGGACAGCCGGGGCGGGGACGCGGACGACCGGAACGACGACTGA
- a CDS encoding response regulator transcription factor, which translates to MRLLIVEDEKRLAVSLARGLTAEGFAVDVVHDGLEGLHRAGGGGYDLVILDIMLPGMNGYRVCAALRAAGHEVPILMLTAKDGEYDEAEGLDTGADDYLTKPFSYVVLVARVRALLRRRGAGTAAPVLTVGSLRIDTAARRVHRGEDEYALTAKEFAVLEQLALRAGQVVSKAAILEHVWDFAYDGDPNIVEVYISTLRRKLGAASIRTVRGAGYRLEAL; encoded by the coding sequence ATGCGCCTGTTGATCGTGGAGGACGAGAAGCGCCTCGCGGTGTCCCTGGCCCGGGGACTGACCGCCGAGGGCTTCGCCGTGGATGTCGTGCACGACGGGCTCGAAGGGCTGCACCGGGCGGGCGGGGGCGGCTACGACCTGGTGATCCTCGACATCATGCTGCCCGGCATGAACGGCTACCGGGTCTGCGCCGCCCTGCGCGCCGCCGGGCACGAGGTGCCGATCCTCATGCTGACCGCGAAGGACGGCGAGTACGACGAGGCCGAGGGGCTGGACACCGGGGCCGACGACTACCTGACCAAGCCCTTCAGCTACGTCGTCCTCGTCGCCCGGGTGCGAGCCCTGCTGCGCCGCCGCGGGGCCGGAACGGCCGCGCCCGTGCTGACCGTCGGGTCCCTCCGCATCGACACCGCCGCCCGCCGCGTCCACCGGGGCGAGGACGAATACGCCCTCACCGCGAAGGAGTTCGCGGTGCTGGAGCAACTCGCCCTGCGCGCCGGGCAGGTGGTCAGCAAGGCAGCGATCCTGGAGCACGTCTGGGACTTCGCCTACGACGGCGACCCGAACATCGTCGAGGTCTACATCTCCACCCTGCGCCGCAAGCTGGGCGCCGCTTCCATCCGTACGGTGCGTGGCGCCGGTTACCGGCTGGAGGCGCTGTGA
- a CDS encoding sensor histidine kinase has product MRSVRARAALGATLVVAVALVAAGLAVLLVLRANLTDQADLQAEVAAREAAGQLAVGTPYGELDLDDAADHPVQATDEEGRVVLVSEELRAISGTGSAGVTPMPSASAGASSSPDDDDDDDDDDDSRPGRGEVSSDDPVFSDGTATVDRATADYRFAAVEATTPEGVTLTVYAGAPLAAEQEAVNTVRGAMLTGLPVLLVVVAGVTWLVTRRALRPVEGIRREMAAITASEDLARRVPEPDSRDEIARLARTTNETLTVLEASVERQRGFVADASHELRSPIASLRTQLEVAEAHPELLDLPGAVADTVRLQVLAADLLLLARLDAGEKPGAARLEAGALVREEVSQRTGDRIPVTVEVTEGGAFEVNGSRGQLARVVGNLLDNAQRHAEEAVVVSVAADGHGVRVEVRDDGAGVPEGERERIFERFVRLDDARSRDDGGAGLGLAIARDVAARHGGTLTVHRAAEGGAAFRLWLPRPA; this is encoded by the coding sequence GTGAGGTCCGTACGGGCCAGGGCCGCCCTCGGCGCCACCCTGGTCGTCGCCGTCGCCCTGGTCGCGGCCGGGCTCGCCGTCCTCCTCGTCCTGCGGGCCAACCTGACCGACCAGGCGGACCTCCAGGCGGAGGTGGCGGCCCGCGAGGCGGCCGGGCAGCTCGCCGTGGGCACGCCCTACGGCGAACTGGACCTGGACGACGCGGCGGACCATCCGGTCCAGGCCACCGACGAGGAGGGCCGGGTCGTCCTCGTGTCCGAGGAGCTGCGCGCGATCTCCGGTACGGGCTCGGCGGGCGTCACCCCGATGCCCTCGGCCTCGGCGGGGGCCTCCTCTTCGCCCGATGACGACGACGATGACGACGATGACGACGACAGCCGTCCCGGGCGCGGCGAGGTCTCCTCCGACGACCCGGTCTTCTCCGACGGCACCGCCACCGTGGACCGCGCCACCGCCGACTACCGCTTCGCCGCCGTCGAGGCGACCACTCCCGAAGGGGTCACCCTCACGGTGTACGCGGGCGCGCCGCTCGCCGCCGAGCAGGAGGCGGTGAACACGGTGCGCGGGGCCATGCTGACCGGACTGCCGGTGCTGCTGGTGGTCGTCGCCGGGGTGACCTGGCTGGTCACCCGCAGGGCCCTGCGGCCGGTCGAGGGCATTCGCCGCGAGATGGCCGCGATCACCGCGTCCGAGGATCTGGCGCGCCGGGTGCCCGAGCCCGATTCGCGCGACGAGATCGCCCGGCTCGCCCGGACGACGAACGAGACGCTGACGGTCCTGGAGGCATCGGTGGAGCGGCAGCGCGGGTTCGTCGCGGACGCCTCGCACGAGCTGCGGTCCCCGATCGCCTCGTTGCGCACCCAGCTGGAGGTGGCCGAGGCCCACCCGGAGCTGCTGGACCTCCCGGGGGCGGTCGCCGACACCGTACGGCTTCAGGTGCTGGCGGCGGATCTGCTGCTGCTGGCCCGGCTGGACGCGGGGGAGAAGCCGGGGGCCGCACGGCTTGAGGCGGGGGCGCTCGTCCGCGAGGAGGTGTCCCAGCGGACCGGGGACCGTATCCCGGTGACGGTTGAGGTGACCGAAGGCGGGGCGTTCGAGGTGAACGGGTCGCGGGGGCAGCTGGCCCGGGTGGTCGGCAACCTGCTGGACAACGCCCAGCGGCACGCCGAGGAGGCGGTCGTGGTGTCGGTGGCGGCCGACGGGCACGGGGTGCGGGTGGAGGTCCGGGACGACGGGGCGGGCGTTCCCGAGGGCGAGCGCGAGCGGATCTTCGAACGGTTCGTCCGGCTCGACGACGCCCGCAGCCGGGATGACGGCGGCGCGGGCCTGGGCCTCGCCATCGCCCGGGACGTCGCAGCCCGCCACGGCGGGACGCTGACGGTCCACCGGGCGGCGGAGGGGGGCGCGGCCTTCCGGCTGTGGCTGCCCCGCCCGGCCTGA
- a CDS encoding MarR family winged helix-turn-helix transcriptional regulator, translating into METETATRWLSDTEQCAWRTHLDVSRLLMHQLEKDLQPFGLTMNDYEILVNLSESDDQRMRMSDLAAATLQSKSRLSHQITRMETAGLVRRTHCESDRRGLYAVLTDHGSETMRKVAPHHVASVRRHFMDLLPPEALADLHAALSPIAEHLRGKRGKV; encoded by the coding sequence ATGGAGACCGAGACGGCCACCCGCTGGCTGAGCGACACGGAGCAGTGCGCCTGGCGCACCCACCTGGACGTCAGCAGGCTGCTGATGCACCAACTGGAGAAGGACCTCCAGCCGTTCGGCCTGACCATGAACGACTACGAGATCCTGGTCAACCTCTCCGAGTCGGACGACCAGCGGATGCGGATGAGCGACCTCGCCGCCGCCACGCTCCAGTCCAAGAGCCGGCTCTCGCACCAGATCACCCGCATGGAGACCGCGGGGCTCGTGCGCCGTACGCACTGCGAGTCGGACCGCCGCGGACTGTACGCCGTCCTCACCGACCACGGATCGGAGACCATGCGCAAGGTCGCCCCGCACCATGTCGCCTCGGTACGGCGGCACTTCATGGACCTGCTGCCCCCCGAGGCCCTCGCCGACCTGCACGCGGCCCTGAGCCCGATCGCGGAACACCTGCGCGGCAAGCGCGGCAAGGTGTAG
- a CDS encoding AIM24 family protein, with product MSTPVVFDPMTLPSDDNVNAYTFCVELKGSRWFLQKGKMIAYYGQIEFDGIGHGRFERLVRSSFHSPLHASDWVVAEGSGKMLLADRAFDVNSFDLDDGNLTIRSGNLLAYEPELALKQSIVPGFVTLIGTGKFVAASNGPVVFMEPPLRVDPQALVGWADCPSPCHHYDHGYMTGVMGGIRSLTGIGGTSGEEHQFEFVGAGTVLLQSSEALMAEQATGAPPEAPGVPGGGGQPGSGPRMPGQLGDLQRRFGL from the coding sequence GTGAGCACGCCCGTGGTCTTCGATCCGATGACGCTGCCGTCGGACGACAACGTCAACGCCTACACCTTCTGCGTGGAGCTCAAGGGGAGCCGGTGGTTCCTGCAGAAGGGCAAGATGATCGCCTACTACGGGCAGATCGAATTCGACGGCATCGGGCACGGCCGGTTCGAGCGACTGGTGCGCTCCAGCTTCCATTCACCACTGCACGCGAGCGACTGGGTGGTGGCCGAGGGCAGCGGGAAGATGCTGCTCGCCGACCGGGCGTTCGATGTGAACTCCTTCGACCTGGACGACGGGAACCTGACGATCCGCTCGGGGAACCTGCTGGCGTACGAGCCGGAGCTCGCGCTGAAGCAGTCGATCGTGCCGGGGTTCGTGACGCTGATCGGTACGGGGAAGTTCGTGGCCGCGTCGAACGGCCCGGTGGTGTTCATGGAGCCGCCGCTGCGGGTCGACCCGCAGGCGCTGGTGGGCTGGGCCGACTGCCCCTCGCCCTGCCACCACTACGACCACGGCTACATGACGGGCGTGATGGGCGGAATCCGGTCATTGACGGGGATCGGCGGGACCTCGGGCGAGGAGCACCAGTTCGAGTTCGTCGGGGCGGGGACGGTGCTGCTGCAATCCAGCGAGGCGCTGATGGCGGAGCAGGCCACGGGCGCACCGCCGGAAGCGCCGGGCGTTCCCGGTGGCGGGGGTCAACCCGGGTCCGGACCGCGCATGCCCGGCCAGCTGGGGGACCTCCAGCGTCGCTTCGGTTTGTGA
- a CDS encoding AIM24 family protein: protein MPFREINSKMVEATVAPGQTLFSQRGAMLAYRGEVSFTPNIQGGQGGFVSMIGRRVAGEATPLMTVEGSGTVMFGHGGHHIQVINLSGDTLYVEADRLLAFDGSLQQGTMFMGSQGGVMGMVRGQVTGQGLFTTTLKGHGAVAVMAHGGVIELPITPGRDIHVDPQAYVAHHGEVRNKLSTAVGWRDMVGRGSGEAFQLELSGSGAVYVQASEEKL from the coding sequence ATGCCGTTCCGGGAGATCAACTCCAAGATGGTCGAGGCCACGGTGGCTCCGGGCCAGACGCTGTTCAGCCAGCGCGGTGCGATGCTGGCCTACCGGGGCGAGGTGTCGTTCACCCCGAACATCCAGGGCGGCCAGGGCGGCTTCGTCTCGATGATCGGCCGCCGGGTGGCGGGCGAGGCGACACCGCTGATGACGGTCGAGGGCTCGGGCACGGTGATGTTCGGCCACGGCGGCCACCACATCCAGGTGATCAACCTGTCCGGCGACACCCTCTACGTGGAGGCCGACCGCCTCCTCGCCTTCGACGGCTCCCTCCAGCAGGGCACGATGTTCATGGGCTCGCAGGGCGGCGTGATGGGCATGGTCCGCGGCCAGGTGACCGGCCAGGGCCTGTTCACGACGACGCTCAAGGGCCACGGCGCGGTCGCCGTGATGGCCCACGGCGGGGTGATCGAGCTGCCGATCACCCCGGGCCGGGACATCCACGTCGACCCGCAGGCGTACGTCGCCCACCACGGGGAGGTCCGCAACAAGCTGTCCACGGCGGTGGGCTGGCGGGACATGGTGGGGCGGGGGTCCGGCGAGGCGTTCCAGCTGGAGCTGAGCGGGAGCGGCGCGGTGTACGTCCAGGCATCCGAGGAGAAGCTGTGA
- a CDS encoding AIM24 family protein — MFRLQGSKTLAVDLTGDAVKAKNGSMVAYDGRMTFKKMTGGGEGLRGMVSRRLTGEQMTVMEVSGQGTCYFADRASEINLVALHGEKLYVEASNLLATDAGLRTGTTFTGLRGGASGNGLFTTTVEGTGQAAIMSEGKAVLLRVSPQYPLMVDPGAYIAHQGNLRQQLQSGVNFRTLMGEGSGEAFQMRFEGDGLVYVQPSERNTVGGDV, encoded by the coding sequence ATGTTCCGACTCCAAGGCAGCAAGACGCTCGCCGTCGATCTGACGGGCGATGCCGTCAAGGCGAAGAACGGCTCGATGGTCGCGTACGACGGCCGGATGACCTTCAAGAAGATGACCGGCGGCGGTGAGGGACTGCGCGGCATGGTGAGCCGCCGTCTCACCGGCGAGCAGATGACCGTGATGGAGGTGTCCGGACAGGGCACCTGCTACTTCGCCGACCGGGCCAGCGAGATCAATCTCGTCGCGCTGCACGGCGAGAAGCTGTACGTGGAGGCGAGCAATCTGCTGGCCACCGACGCCGGACTGCGCACGGGGACGACGTTCACCGGGCTGCGCGGCGGGGCGAGCGGCAACGGCCTGTTCACCACCACCGTGGAGGGCACGGGCCAGGCGGCGATCATGTCGGAGGGGAAGGCGGTGCTGCTGCGGGTGTCCCCGCAGTATCCGCTGATGGTCGACCCCGGCGCGTACATCGCCCATCAGGGCAATCTGCGCCAGCAGCTCCAGAGCGGGGTGAACTTCCGGACGCTGATGGGCGAGGGTTCGGGCGAGGCGTTCCAGATGCGCTTCGAGGGCGACGGCCTGGTCTACGTACAGCCGAGCGAGCGCAACACGGTCGGGGGCGATGTCTGA
- a CDS encoding DUF3817 domain-containing protein yields MDIKTASALHRLRLISIPEALSFPALILFGSILSRVSDIDFLMMPLGLIHGILFVVYAVFLLDVWMKAKWPLKRVALFFVLSLIPFGGLYGDKLLKGYEADGVIAARARREGTVSA; encoded by the coding sequence GTGGACATCAAGACCGCTTCCGCCCTGCACCGGCTGCGCCTCATCTCGATTCCCGAGGCGCTGTCCTTCCCCGCCCTGATCCTCTTCGGCTCGATCCTCAGCCGGGTCTCGGACATCGACTTCCTGATGATGCCGCTCGGCCTCATCCACGGCATCCTCTTCGTGGTCTACGCCGTGTTCCTGCTCGACGTCTGGATGAAGGCCAAGTGGCCGCTCAAGCGCGTCGCCCTCTTCTTCGTCCTGTCCCTGATCCCCTTCGGCGGCCTCTACGGCGACAAGCTCCTCAAGGGTTACGAGGCCGACGGCGTCATCGCCGCCCGCGCCCGCCGCGAGGGCACGGTCAGCGCATGA
- a CDS encoding MTH1187 family thiamine-binding protein: MIVAFSVSPLGVGEDVGEYVADAVRVVRESGLPNRTDAMFTSIEGEWDEVMDVVKRAVAAVEARAGRVSLVLKADIRPGVTDGLTSKVETVERYLAP; the protein is encoded by the coding sequence ATGATCGTCGCGTTCTCGGTCTCCCCGCTGGGCGTCGGTGAGGACGTCGGCGAGTACGTCGCCGACGCCGTTCGGGTCGTCCGCGAGTCCGGACTGCCCAACCGCACCGACGCGATGTTCACCTCCATCGAGGGGGAGTGGGACGAGGTCATGGACGTCGTCAAGCGCGCCGTCGCCGCCGTCGAAGCCCGCGCGGGACGCGTCTCCCTGGTACTGAAGGCCGACATCAGGCCCGGTGTCACCGACGGTCTGACCTCGAAGGTCGAGACCGTGGAGCGCTATCTCGCTCCCTGA
- a CDS encoding glycosyltransferase family 2 protein: MRSEGYDYDTYSRLAGPLTEPDPTGYRVRYKSLLSTEKHRIRAVLLMTLAPVLTGILLLYLVWPTHWTERENGERWLVVADTVMLVSIGLIEIFMLVNVVSIAHATLVARDPVPVTPEPGTRVAFLTTYVPGKEPLSMVRATLKGAVRLTHSGPLDVWLLDEGDDPGARMLCAELGVHHFTRRGVPEWNREKGVHKAKTKHGNYNAWIALHGGDYDFFASVDTDHVPMPNFLERMMGYFRDPDVAFVVGPQVYGNYDMAVTKAAESQQFLFHALIQRAGNRYGAPMFVGTNNVVRIAALRQVGGLYDSITEDMATGFEIHRRRNPLTGRYWRSVYTPDVLAVGEGPSSWTDFFTQQLRWSRGTYETLFKQYGKALFRVPPGRLFSYSLMLVYYPMTAVNWLLGVLSCVLFLWFGASGTQVAASIWLMLYSDAAALQIGLYLWNRRHNVSPHEPEGSGGLAGMAMSALSAPIYLKSLGSAVLRTDGRFVVTPKGGQTSPDRLLTFRIHLFWAAVLLSSLAASVYLDHTHVAMRTWATLGLAISLAPVAVWAWTNWQDKRAAAPSGVLAPAPPLPEPTYVTTAPAPSATTTTATAGTTATTTAGGN; encoded by the coding sequence GTGCGGTCGGAGGGCTACGACTACGACACCTACAGCCGGCTCGCGGGTCCGCTCACCGAGCCGGACCCGACGGGATACCGCGTGCGGTACAAGAGCCTGCTCTCGACGGAGAAGCACCGAATAAGGGCCGTCCTGCTGATGACCCTCGCCCCGGTGCTCACCGGCATCCTGCTGCTCTACCTGGTCTGGCCCACGCACTGGACCGAGCGCGAGAACGGGGAGCGCTGGCTCGTCGTCGCGGACACCGTGATGCTGGTGTCGATCGGCCTGATCGAGATCTTCATGCTGGTCAACGTGGTCTCCATCGCGCACGCCACGCTGGTCGCCCGGGACCCGGTCCCGGTGACGCCCGAGCCCGGCACCCGCGTCGCCTTCCTCACCACGTACGTCCCCGGCAAGGAACCGCTCTCCATGGTCCGCGCCACCCTCAAGGGGGCCGTACGCCTGACGCACTCCGGCCCGCTGGACGTCTGGCTGCTCGACGAGGGCGACGACCCCGGGGCCCGGATGCTCTGCGCGGAGCTGGGCGTGCACCACTTCACCCGGCGCGGGGTCCCCGAGTGGAACCGCGAGAAGGGCGTCCACAAGGCGAAGACGAAGCACGGCAACTACAACGCCTGGATCGCCCTGCACGGCGGTGACTACGACTTCTTCGCCTCCGTCGACACCGACCACGTGCCGATGCCCAACTTCCTGGAACGGATGATGGGCTACTTCCGCGACCCGGACGTCGCCTTCGTCGTCGGACCGCAGGTCTACGGGAACTACGACATGGCCGTCACCAAGGCCGCCGAGTCGCAGCAGTTCCTCTTCCACGCGCTCATCCAGCGCGCGGGCAACCGCTACGGCGCCCCGATGTTCGTCGGCACCAACAACGTCGTCCGCATCGCCGCGCTGCGCCAGGTCGGCGGTCTGTACGACTCGATCACCGAGGACATGGCGACCGGCTTCGAGATCCACCGCCGCCGCAACCCCCTCACCGGGCGCTACTGGCGTTCGGTCTACACCCCCGACGTGCTGGCCGTCGGCGAGGGGCCCTCCTCCTGGACGGACTTCTTCACCCAGCAGCTTCGCTGGTCGAGGGGGACGTACGAGACGCTGTTCAAGCAGTACGGCAAGGCGCTGTTCCGGGTCCCGCCCGGCCGCCTGTTCAGCTACTCGCTGATGCTCGTCTACTACCCGATGACCGCCGTCAACTGGCTGCTCGGCGTGCTGAGCTGTGTGCTGTTCCTCTGGTTCGGGGCGTCCGGCACCCAGGTCGCCGCCTCCATCTGGCTGATGCTCTACAGCGACGCCGCCGCCCTCCAGATCGGCCTCTACCTCTGGAACCGCCGCCACAACGTCTCGCCGCACGAACCCGAGGGCTCCGGCGGACTCGCCGGCATGGCCATGTCCGCGCTCTCGGCGCCCATCTACCTGAAGTCGCTGGGCTCCGCCGTCCTGCGCACCGACGGACGCTTCGTCGTCACGCCCAAGGGCGGCCAGACCTCCCCGGACCGGCTGCTCACCTTCCGTATCCACCTCTTCTGGGCCGCGGTCCTGCTGTCCTCGCTCGCCGCGTCGGTCTACCTCGACCACACCCATGTGGCGATGCGGACCTGGGCCACGCTGGGCCTGGCGATATCCCTCGCCCCGGTCGCCGTGTGGGCCTGGACCAACTGGCAGGACAAGCGTGCCGCGGCCCCGAGCGGGGTCCTCGCCCCGGCGCCCCCGCTGCCCGAACCCACCTACGTCACCACCGCGCCGGCCCCGTCGGCGACCACCACCACCGCGACGGCGGGCACCACCGCCACCACCACCGCAGGAGGGAACTGA